A section of the Kluyveromyces lactis strain NRRL Y-1140 chromosome F complete sequence genome encodes:
- the ALG11 gene encoding alpha-1,2-mannosyltransferase ALG11 (similar to uniprot|P53954 Saccharomyces cerevisiae YNL048W ALG11 Alpha-1 2-mannosyltransferase catalyzes addition of the terminal alpha 1 2-Man to the Man5GlcNAc2-PP-dolichol intermediate during asparagine-linked glycosylation in the ER) codes for MKLADFVTYVFGSLLAGLVTLKVLSSFIPSLLVTLPAKVRLRVNNSLLKCSNNLNRIPVLDFGWKNSSVRRAFILASERPSDYTNKIYGDRVHIAYNDRIKRESFVNKLGFDSKRKLLGFFHPYCNAGGGGEKVLWKAVETSLNQDKNNICVIYTGDTDVNGSDILNSVRRRFEYDLDSDRIVFIFLQKRRLVESKSWPKFTLLGQAYGSIILSIEALTTLAPDYWIDTMGYPFAYPFVSLFARIPIVTYTHYPVISTDMLQKLKTMPGFHTNFKLIGKYVYWKIFMLAYKFSGLFVEIASTNSTWTYNHIKSIWSSTKNIHIIYPPCSTESLIEGCDKSDPVKRLNQAVVIAQFRPEKRHELILSSFSSFIDATTKKDLIPKIIFIGSTRNVEDREYVETLKKYAFEALKIPTHLVDFKTDCKYDDMKSILYSSWFGINAMWNEHFGIAVVEYMASGLIPLCHASAGPLYDIVVPWDSKKNEQSTDKANETGFFFIDETDPDFLAKDSSKYSSLRTLFAQVSKLNTVQRIDISNRAKMCSLSKFSDSEFERSWNEVLEELNLTHNRMFS; via the coding sequence ATGAAGCTGGCTGATTTTGTCACGTACGTGTTCGGCAGCTTACTCGCAGGATTGGTTACATTGAAAGTATTGTCATCCTTCATACCAAGTTTGCTAGTAACTCTACCAGCGAAAGTAAGGTTACGTGTTAATAACTCACTTCTAAAATGCTCAAACAATTTGAACAGGATTCCTGTGCTGGATTTTGGTTGGAAGAACTCCTCTGTTAGAAGAGCCTTTATTTTAGCTTCTGAAAGGCCATCGGATTATacaaacaaaatatatGGCGATAGGGTTCATATAGCATACAATGATAGAATAAAGAGAGAGTCATTCGTTAATAAGTTGGgttttgattcaaagcGTAAACTCTTAGGGTTTTTCCATCCTTACTGTAACgctggtggtggtggaGAGAAAGTCTTGTGGAAAGCCGTTGAGACATCGCTAAATCAGGATAAAAACAATATATGCGTTATCTATACCGGAGACACAGATGTTAATGGATCAGATATATTGAACAGTGTGCGGAGAAGGTTTGAATACGATCTAGATTCGGACAGAATAGTATTCATTTTCCTACAGAAGAGAAGACTGGtagaatcaaaaagttGGCCGAAATTTACGCTATTAGGCCAAGCTTATGGTTCCATCATTTTGTCCATTGAAGCGCTTACTACACTTGCTCCAGATTATTGGATAGATACAATGGGATATCCTTTTGCTTATCCCTTTGTATCTTTGTTTGCTAGGATTCCAATTGTAACGTATACCCATTATCCTGTCATCTCAACAGATATGCTACAAAAGCTAAAAACTATGCCAGGATTTCACACAAACTTTAAACTGATCGGTAAATATGTCTACTGGAAAATATTCATGCTCGCATACAAATTTTCAGGCttatttgttgaaattgcaTCGACTAATTCAACTTGGACTTATAATCATATTAAATCCATCTGGTCCTCAACAAAAAATATTCACATTATTTATCCACCATGTTCCACAGAATCATTGATAGAAGGCTGTGACAAATCAGATCCAGTTAAAAGACTAAATCAAGCGGTTGTTATTGCGCAGTTTAGACCAGAAAAAAGACACGAATTGATATTATCttccttctcttctttcatcGATGCTACGACTaagaaagatttgattccTAAAATAATATTTATAGGATCAACAAGAAACGTAGAGGATAGGGAATATGTTGAAACGCTGAAGAAGTATGCCTTTGAGGCACTTAAAATTCCAACCCATTTAGTGGATTTCAAAACTGATTGTAAATATGATGATATGAAGAGTATATTATATTCTTCATGGTTTGGTATAAACGCAATGTGGAATGAGCATTTTGGTATAGCTGTCGTGGAATATATGGCAAGTGGTTTGATCCCATTATGTCATGCTTCTGCTGGACCTCTTTATGATATTGTAGTGCCATGggattcaaagaagaatgaacAAAGTACTGACAAAGCTAATGAAACCggctttttcttcatcgatgaaaCTGATCCGGATTTTCTAGCCAaagattcttcaaagtaTAGTTCTTTACGCACGTTATTTGCTCAGGTATCGAAATTGAATACTGTacaaagaattgatatcTCAAATAGAGCCAAGATGTGCtctttatcaaaattttctgATTCAGAGTTTGAACGTTCATGGAACGAGGTGTTGGAGGAACTCAATTTGACTCATAATAGAATGTTCagttga
- a CDS encoding SLM1 family PH domain-containing protein (similar to uniprot|P40485 Saccharomyces cerevisiae YIL105C SLM1 Phosphoinositide PI4 5P(2) binding protein forms a complex with Slm2p acts downstream of Mss4p in a pathway regulating actin cytoskeleton organization in response to stress phosphorylated by the Tor2p-containing complex TORC2), producing MSKQNTMTSSIADMLSQNQHSLQQLQQLQQQPSRSLTSADYKNFQQSGLNGTSANNRVSVAGQTIPYPTDNISIDVNQPRGSMSADVVGVQGNANATGLEEGISFPQMNSSKRQQQTNSLTSSHTHVSRNRASLQRHRSNGQDPRSPLVVLMPTNANPTEVLSQRFAAWRGIIRSLLVYLQETVSIQDEVVRQHLRLQHAINFPFFTIDSQHQPTTPEDKNIQKFFLPLGHGSIQDLPTLFNQYHTQMVHAASKASKELSQDVIPRLEDMRRDLLVKIKEIQSLESDFKNSCNKELQETKIRLKAFQESLENSKYGSVKQDPFLAKILLEKQIKKQLTEENFLHEAFNNLQTSGRELEKVVMMEIQNALTSYAKVLGQEAQIVFDVLISKLDTGFFNKDPVFEWENFVAKDPNFIDPNLPMRRVKDIVYKNQNDPFTYEIKSGILERRSKFLKSYSRGFYVLTPSFLHEFKSGDRKKDLIPVISLSLNDCTVAEHSKKGSSDFKFILHTKQNGIIHRGHNWVFRTDSYESMMDWFNNIKQLTSTSNPVEKARFVTEKLNLDGSHNKSVLTHSTPQGNQAARASVDNNDSILATPRTENEIHAFSETTGNTTLNNSNIEPMNKASQFLTPKNPRKSGQYSLENSAKNNV from the coding sequence ATGTCCAAACAAAACACTATGACTAGCAGTATAGCCGATATGCTTTCGCAAAACCAACACAGTTTGCAGCAATTGCAGCAGCTGCAACAGCAACCATCTAGAAGTTTGACTTCTGCTGATTACAAGAATTTCCAGCAAAGCGGATTGAATGGAACTAGCGCTAACAACAGAGTTTCGGTTGCTGGCCAGACAATTCCTTATCCGACCGATAACATATCTATCGATGTGAACCAACCGCGAGGATCCATGTCAGCGGATGTTGTTGGCGTTCAAGGGAATGCAAATGCAACTGGtcttgaagaaggaatttctttccctcaaatgaattcttccaagaGACAGCAGCAGACGAATTCGTTGACTAGCTCGCATACGCATGTTAGCAGAAACAGGGCTTCATTGCAAAGACATAGGTCCAACGGTCAGGATCCCAGATCTCCTTTGGTGGTATTGATGCCTACTAATGCGAACCCTACAGAAGTTCTCTCTCAGAGATTTGCAGCATGGAGAGGTATTATCAGATCACTTCTTGTATATCTACAAGAAACGGTTTCCATCCAAGATGAAGTTGTAAGACAACATTTGAGATTGCAGCATGCAATTAACTTCCCATTTTTCACCATTGATAGCCAACATCAACCTACCACTCCAGAGGACAAgaacattcaaaaattctttttgcCTCTAGGGCACGGATCTATTCAGGATCTACCCACCTTATTTAATCAGTACCATACGCAAATGGTCCATGCAGCATCAAAGGCCTCCAAGGAATTGAGTCAAGATGTGATCCCCAGATTAGAGGATATGAGACGTGATCTATTGGTgaaaattaaagaaattcaatCTTTAGAGTcagatttcaaaaattcatgtAACAAGGAACTTCAGGAAACCAAAATTCGTTTAAAAGCTTTCCAGGAATCGTTGGAAAATTCTAAATACGGATCTGTGAAACAGGATCCTTTCCTAGCGAAGATCCTTTTGGAAAAACAAATCAAGAAACAGTTGACCGAAGAGAATTTCTTGCATGAAGCTTTTAATAATTTACAAACTTCTGGTAGGGAGTTGGAAAAAGTTGTTATGATGGAAATTCAAAACGCTTTGACCAGTTACGCTAAAGTTTTAGGCCAAGAAGCTCAGATAGTGTTTGACGTTTTGATTTCCAAATTGGACACTGgttttttcaataaagatCCTGTCTTTGAATGGGAAAACTTTGTCGCTAAGGACCCAAATTTCATCGATCCTAACTTACCAATGAGACGTGTCAAAGACATTGTTTACAAGAACCAAAATGATCCATTCACGTACGAGATTAAATCTGGAATTCTCGAAAGAAGatccaaattcttgaaatcatATTCTCGTGGGTTCTATGTCTTAACTCCAAGTTTCTTGCATGAGTTTAAATCCGGTGATAGGAAGAAAGACTTGATTCCCGTAATATCGTTGTCTTTGAATGACTGTACTGTTGCAGAACATTCCAAGAAAGGATCTTCAGACTTTAAGTTTATATTGCATACAAAACAAAACGGGATTATCCACAGAGGTCATAATTGGGTTTTCAGAACAGATTCTTACGAATCTATGATGGACTGGTTCAACAATATTAAACAGCTAACTTCTACCTCCAATCCTGTGGAAAAAGCTAGATTTGTCacagaaaaattgaacttGGATGGCTCACATAATAAATCGGTATTGACACACTCTACACCACAAGGCAACCAAGCAGCCAGAGCTAGTGTTGACAACAATGACTCGATTCTGGCAACCCCAAGGACAGAAAACGAGATACACGCTTTTTCTGAAACTACAGGTAACACCACTTTGAACAACTCTAATATCGAGCCAATGAACAAAGCATCGCAGTTTTTAACCCCTAAAAATCCTCGTAAATCAGGCCAATATTCATTAGAAAATTCTGCCAAGAATAACGTGTAG
- a CDS encoding uncharacterized protein (no similarity): MQYFTKDASMVYTYDGIQKTNAGNIKLRRLKTSSISRLFSRSKTARLRNRGTRNKQAKFVGSDLNKLERFIYSERFMPCVIFVICIVTLLHLILARLINMFQEMVKYYFYANLFGMGWDWYSKWNWIVLHILEKFV; the protein is encoded by the coding sequence ATGCAGTATTTCACCAAAGATGCGTCCATGGTGTATACGTATGATGGGATACAAAAGACGAACGCGGGCAATATTAAGCTGCGACGtttgaaaacatcatcGATATCTAGATTGTTTTCAAGGAGCAAAACTGCACGTCTGCGTAACAGAGGCACAAGGAACAAACAAGCAAAATTTGTAGGGTCtgatttgaataaattagAGAGGTTCATATATTCAGAGAGATTCATGCCATGTGTCATATTCGTTATCTGTATAGTGACGCTACTGCATCTGATACTTGCCCGGCTGATTAATATGTTTCAGGAAATGGTCAAATATTATTTCTACGCGAACCTTTTCGGAATGGGCTGGGATTGGTACTCGAAATGGAACTGGATAGTTTTACATATACTTGAGAAGTTCGTATAG
- the LAP2 gene encoding bifunctional aminopeptidase/epoxide hydrolase (similar to uniprot|Q10740 Saccharomyces cerevisiae YNL045W Similar to human LTA4 hydrolase but in vivo substrates not yet defined.): MLFNFYNKTSAACKSLPAKALSNVRYFQTSPISRKMPLPPVLESRRPKESPEFDYSTLSNYKSFKVKHSQLDVSVDFKKKTISGSVSYEIEKVKKDENTIKLDTSYLKISKVKVDDEDDVKFKLLERKHPLGAQLIVSPSSLPEIFHLCLQFSTTADCTALQWLDEHQTSGKPYVFSQLEAIHARSLFTCFDTPSVKSTYLANIKSELPVVFSGIQTGYDDSTKVYSFKQEVPIPAYLIGIASGDLASADIGPRSKVYVEPYRLKDAQWEFDGDVEKFITTAEDIIFKYEWGTYDILVNPNSYPYGGMESPNMTFATPTLIAHDKSNIDVIAHELAHSWSGNLVTNCSWDHFWLNEGWTVYLERRITGAIHGEATRHFSSLIGWNDLEGSISAMQNPERFSCLVQNLKDGTDPDNAFSTVPYEKGSNLLFYLENLLGGKEVFDPFIKHYFTKFARQSLDTWQFLDALFEFFHDKREILESVDWQTWLFTPGMPPKPKLITDLADDVYALANKWIASAQKFTEREQFEKEFSIKDISEFSSNQIVLLLDTLVQGGMPEKDTFKWSNYPEASEIFTDIYEDKISKSQNAEVIFRNYRLQVKSHITSSYPELAEWLGTVGRMKFVRPGYRLLNEVDRELAIKTFHRFRDSYHPICKSLVKQDLGI; the protein is encoded by the coding sequence AtgcttttcaatttttaCAATAAAACTTCGGCTGCTTGTAAATCTTTACCCGCTAAAGCTTTATCGAACGTTAGATATTTCCAAACCTCTCCTATATCGAGAAAAATGCCACTTCCACCTGTTCTTGAATCACGTCGTCCCAAAGAATCTCCGGAATTCGACTATTCTACACTTTCCAATTACAAGTCTTTCAAGGTAAAGCATTCACAGTTGGATGTTAGcgttgatttcaaaaagaaaaccatTAGTGGTTCTGTCTCTTACGAGATTGAAAAGGTGAAGAAGGATGAAAACACTATCAAGTTGGATACTTCTTACTTGAAGATCTCTAAAGTCAAAgtggatgatgaagacgacGTGAAGTTTAAATTGttagaaagaaaacatcCATTGGGTGCTCAGTTAATTGTTAGTCCATCTTCTTTGCCGGAAATATTCCATTTGTGCTTACAATTTTCGACAACTGCAGACTGTACAGCATTGCAATGGCTTGATGAACACCAAACATCTGGGAAACCGTACGTTTTCTCTCAATTGGAAGCCATCCATGCGAGAAGTCTATTCACATGTTTTGATACCCCAAGTGTAAAATCTACATATCTCGCCAACATCAAGTCTGAATTACCAGTTGTGTTTTCGGGTATCCAAACAGGTTACGATGATTCTACTAAGGTCTACTCTTTCAAGCAAGAAGTACCAATTCCAGCATATTTGATCGGTATCGCATCAGGTGATTTGGCCAGCGCTGATATTGGTCCTCGTTCCAAAGTTTACGTGGAACCTTATCGTTTAAAGGACGCCCAGTGGGAATTTGATGgtgatgttgaaaaattcattacCACTGCTGAAGacatcattttcaaatacgAATGGGGCACCTACGACATTTTGGTGAACCCAAACTCATACCCTTATGGTGGAATGGAATCTCCAAACATGACATTTGCCACACCGACTCTAATTGCCCATGATAAGTCGAACATCGACGTTATCGCACATGAATTGGCACATTCATGGTCTGGTAACTTGGTCACAAACTGTTCCTGGGACCATTTCTGGCTAAATGAAGGTTGGACAGTGTAtttagaaagaagaatcacTGGTGCTATTCATGGTGAAGCTACCAGACATTTCAGCTCGTTGATTGGTTGGAATGATTTGGAAGGTTCTATTTCTGCTATGCAGAACCCTGAAAGGTTCAGTTGCTTGGTccaaaatttgaaggatGGTACCGATCCTGATAATGCATTTTCGACAGTCCCTTACGAAAAGGGCTCTAACCTACTATTCTACCTAGAGAATCTGTTAGGAGGTAAAGAGGTATTTGATCCATTTATCAAGCACTACTTTACCAAATTTGCACGTCAATCTCTAGATACATGGCAATTTTTGGATGCTTTGTTCGAGTTCTTCCATGATAAACGCGAGATATTGGAATCTGTGGACTGGCAAACGTGGCTCTTTACCCCTGGTATGCCACCTAAACCAAAGCTAATCACTGACTTGGCGGATGATGTGTATGCATTAGCAAATAAATGGATTGCAAGTGCACAGAAATTCACAGAAAGAGAGCAATTCGAAAAGGAATTCTCCATCAAAGATATCTCGGAGTTTTCTTCCAACCAAATCGTCTTGTTGCTAGACACACTAGTTCAAGGTGGGATGCCAGAAAAGGATACTTTCAAATGGTCCAACTACCCTGAAGCTTCTGAAATCTTCACCGATATCTACGAAGATAAGATCTCCAAGTCCCAAAACGCAGAAGTTATCTTTAGAAACTACAGATTACAAGTGAAATCTCACATCACATCATCATACCCGGAACTAGCGGAGTGGCTAGGTACTGTTGGTAGAATGAAGTTCGTCCGTCCAGGATACCGTTTATTGAACGAAGTGGATCGTGAGTTGGCTATCAAAACGTTCCACAGATTCAGAGACTCATATCATCCCATCTGCAAATCTCTCGTAAAGCAAGATTTGGGCATCTAA
- the YIP3 gene encoding Yip3p (similar to uniprot|P53633 Saccharomyces cerevisiae YNL044W YIP3 Interacts with YPT proteins), whose amino-acid sequence MNNFAQLSQISSFAQNLSVERIKSEFGSLQNRLASVRPPQEFFDFKRISKPQNFGEVQSRVGYNLGYFSTNYVLIISALSIYTLLTNFLLLTVIVFVVFGTMGINKLNGADLVTPFGSFKTSQLYTGLLCVAVPLGFLASPISTLLWLIGASIVTVFSHASFMEKPIETVFEEETV is encoded by the exons ATGAACAACTTTGCTCAGTTATCC CAAATCTCCAGTTTTGCGCAGAACTTGTCTGTGGAACGCATTAAGAGCGAATTTGGTTCTCTACAAAATAGATTGGCGTCGGTACGTCCACCACAGGAATTCTTCGACTTCAAGAGAATTTCCAAACCTCAAAATTTTGGTGAAGTTCAATCGAGAGTGGGCTACAACTTGGGCTATTTTTCAACCAACTATGTCCTGATTATTAGTGCTCTAAGTATTTACACGTTGTTAACCaactttttgttgttgacGGTGATTGTTTTCGTGGTCTTTGGGACTATGGGTATTAACAAGCTAAACGGTGCGGATTTGGTCACTCCATTTGGTTCTTTTAAGACTTCTCAGCTTTACACTGGTCTACTATGTGTTGCTGTACCTTTGGGGTTCCTAGCTTCTCCCATCTCTACTTTACTATGGTTGATCGGTGCTTCTATCGTCACAGTGTTTTCCCATGCTTCTTTCATGGAAAAACCGATTGAAACAGTgttcgaagaagaaaccgTTTAA
- the BOP3 gene encoding Bop3p (weakly similar to uniprot|P53958 Saccharomyces cerevisiae YNL042W BOP3 Protein of unknown function potential Cdc28p substrate overproduction suppresses a pam1 slv3 double null mutation), with amino-acid sequence MQNDNKEEVPALAVLLGSNVKNWPYSEDTLVHALQLRSQQEQTKRQYYKLENVNKTLEMLKTAVSAGIPVNLIPQLFNSDHSGMETDPADLRHMNHSKEQSPLLAVPDKQMKSYKFPPENQSLRPPTTGAELKTHRRTHSPARIGAEAVAALNSSMALKEKELHGNDDERRKTIGSERHIHKRMMSMPIFKNEPTTGVLNFSAWQTYNGQNLSGNHPGSGRKLTTTGPSSFPHAVRKHRRTHSTNSAFGVIDLNSINQVAFKQSNSRGSSAIGNNVNDHGDSPTSGKNNSKVEKESDPSSVGTNDDAFGDDSSNDTTIDDIKKISPSPPRTLLKGPNYVDNLLNT; translated from the coding sequence ATGCAGAATGacaataaagaagaagtgCCGGCTCTGGCTGTTTTACTAGGCTCAAACGTTAAAAATTGGCCATATTCTGAGGATACATTGGTTCATGCCCTACAATTAAGGTctcaacaagaacaaacaaaaagacAATATTATAAACTAGAGAATGTCAACAAGACTTTAGAGATGTTGAAAACTGCTGTGAGTGCTGGCATTCCAGTAAATCTGATCCCTCAATTATTCAATAGTGACCATTCTGGTATGGAAACCGACCCTGCAGATTTACGTCATATGAATCATTCTAAGGAGCAATCTCCCTTATTAGCGGTCCCTGACAAGCAGATGAAATCGTATAAGTTCCCTCCTGAAAACCAGTCTTTGAGGCCGCCTACAACAGGTGCTGAATTGAAAACTCATCGAAGAACACATTCTCCCGCTAGAATAGGTGCTGAAGCTGTGGCAGCTCTTAACAGTAGTATGGCtcttaaagaaaaagaattgcatggtaatgatgatgaaaggCGGAAAACGATTGGTTCTGAAAGGCATATACATAAGAGAATGATGTCAATGCccatcttcaaaaatgaacCAACGACTGGAGTGTTAAACTTTTCGGCTTGGCAAACATATAACGGTCAAAATCTATCAGGGAATCACCCAGGGTCTGGAAGAAAACTCACGACGACGGGCCCTTCATCGTTTCCACATGCAGTAAGGAAACATAGAAGAACACATTCTACAAACTCTGCTTTTGGTGTCATTGATTTGAACTCCATCAATCAGGTTGCTTTTAAACAGTCGAATTCAAGAGGTAGCTCTGCTATTGGAAATAATGTTAATGATCATGGGGATAGTCCCACGTCGGGAAAAAATAATTCAAAGGTAGAAAAAGAATCTGACCCATCCTCCGTTGGAACAAATGACGATGCTTTCGGTGATGATAGTAGCAATGACACCACTATcgatgatatcaaaaagatcTCACCTTCTCCTCCTCGAACATTATTGAAAGGTCCTAACTATGTGGACAATTTATTAAATACCTGA
- the SHQ1 gene encoding Hsp90 cochaperone SHQ1 (similar to uniprot|P40486 Saccharomyces cerevisiae YIL104C SHQ1 Essential nuclear protein required for accumulation of box H/ACA snoRNAs and for rRNA processing interacts with Naf1p), with the protein MITPRFTVTQDDEYIYVQIKVSSIRFNSAGVEVVIDGCMFIFHLSPYYLRLRLSDELVEDETLNTVEYDSKQESINCKILKAVKGKEFKDLDLASKLLAAKNEPKVTDGPLIQEISNEKESIADIREEGEHFDWEIKQEVQVDNTPTTKYGFDNLYTGYIVMSVANGNDINELDDPEHTSPENRVKERLKKENLKFDPEYYAAEYITIKQGDEEEIQINGIKRLLGYLPPLCERYQQWFERSDNESKERNVSFPVEFTEAEQTQMQDHIPKKKYLINDVKSQYLTILSILYSYTFEQIENEGQHTTESQWTIGKLTPQISMLDQQILLSESLIHFSQIKGTIVTGIRRALSYPLHRNYDLCIKAWQLAIKLLLGGKRLVIKALLDIHELFRYHDVYYVYNKILLDDLCAWFISQGNDNVIQSLALQAKKELESITKSDIEFECISGMNEETGEVEWETLNISEIEYLAEQEEIVQ; encoded by the coding sequence ATGATAACTCCAAGATTTACTGTCACTCAGGATGATGAATACATTTATGTACAAATTAAGGTGTCAAGCATAAGGTTTAACAGTGCTGGTGTAGAGGTTGTAATAGATGGTTGTATGTTTATCTTCCATTTGTCGCCGTATTATTTGAGGTTGAGATTATCAGATGAATTGGTGGAGGATGAAACTTTAAATACAGTGGAATATGATTCCAAACAAGAGAGCATCAATTGTAAGATTCTGAAGGCAGTTAAAGGTAAAGAGTTCAAGGACTTAGATCTCGCTAGCAAATTATTGGCAGCAAAGAATGAACCTAAAGTGACAGATGGGCCgttgattcaagaaattagtaatgagaaagaatcaatTGCTGATATTCGAGAAGAAGGAGAGCATTTTGATTGGGAAATCAAACAAGAGGTTCAAGTAGATAATACACCAACAACGAAATACGGTTTCGATAATCTTTATACAGGATATATTGTTATGTCCGTTGCAAATGGCAATGACATTAACGAATTGGATGATCCTGAACATACTTCTCCCGAGAACAGAGTCAAGGaaagattgaagaaggaaaatttgaaatttgatCCAGAGTACTATGCTGCTGAATATATAACCATAAAACAGGGCgatgaagaggaaatcCAGATTAATGGCATAAAAAGATTGCTTGGGTACCTTCCTCCTCTTTGCGAAAGGTATCAGCAGTGGTTCGAAAGGTCAGACAATGAATCgaaggaaagaaatgtaTCTTTTCCTGTGGAGTTCACCGAAGCGGAACAGACTCAGATGCAAGACCACATTCCTAAAAAGAAGTACTTAATAAATGACGTTAAAAGCCAATATCTAACgatattatcaatattATATTCTTACACTTTTGAGCAGATCGAAAATGAGGGACAACATACAACTGAAAGCCAATGGACAATCGGTAAATTGACCCCACAGATCTCAATGTTGGACCAACAGATTCTTCTATCCGAGTCTTTAATACATTTCTCTCAAATCAAAGGTACCATAGTAACAGGTATTAGAAGAGCTCTCAGCTATCCGTTGCATCGTAACTATGACCTCTGTATCAAAGCATGGCAGTTGGCTATCAAGCTGTTACTTGGAGGGAAACGTTTGGTAATAAAAGCGTTATTGGATATCCATGAACTATTCCGATACCATGATGTCTACTACGTTTACAATAAAATTCTGTTGGATGATCTTTGCGCATGGTTCATTTCTCAGGGAAACGATAATGTGATTCAATCACTAGCACTTCAAGCAAAGAAAGAGCTTGAATCGATCACAAAATCAGacattgaatttgaatgtATTTCAGGAATGAATGAGGAGACTGGCGAGGTTGAATGGGAAACATTGAATATCTCCGAAATAGAATATTTAgcagaacaagaagaaatagtACAATGA